Proteins encoded by one window of Akkermansia muciniphila ATCC BAA-835:
- the bioD gene encoding dethiobiotin synthase, producing the protein MRNFIVTGTDTEVGKTYVSCLIVKSLREAGINAAGFKPVACGDRQDARLLREAGPKDLTLDELNPVFLRNATCPYVAARLENTKVDEKVILRAYDALSAAHECVVVEGVGGWEVPIGPGRNFSDMAADFKLPVLLVIGNKLGAINHALLTLNAIKERGLECLGIVFNNVKDEWDTACVTNRSMVEEFSDAPILGELIHGQDYMDMDVLLERLH; encoded by the coding sequence ATGAGGAATTTCATTGTTACCGGTACCGATACGGAAGTCGGTAAAACTTATGTGAGCTGCCTGATCGTCAAATCTCTAAGAGAAGCGGGCATCAATGCCGCCGGGTTCAAACCCGTGGCCTGCGGAGACAGGCAGGATGCCCGCCTTTTGCGCGAAGCCGGGCCGAAGGATCTGACGCTGGATGAACTGAATCCCGTTTTTTTGAGGAATGCCACGTGTCCTTATGTGGCCGCACGGCTGGAGAATACGAAAGTGGATGAAAAGGTTATCCTGCGGGCTTATGACGCTTTGTCCGCCGCACATGAGTGCGTGGTGGTGGAAGGGGTGGGAGGATGGGAAGTCCCGATTGGCCCCGGAAGGAATTTCAGCGATATGGCTGCGGATTTCAAGCTGCCTGTTCTTCTGGTGATCGGCAACAAGCTGGGAGCCATCAACCATGCCCTGTTAACGCTGAATGCAATCAAGGAACGCGGCCTGGAATGCCTGGGCATCGTGTTCAATAATGTGAAAGATGAATGGGATACTGCCTGCGTGACGAACAGGAGCATGGTGGAGGAGTTTTCCGATGCGCCCATTCTCGGCGAATTGATTCACGGGCAGGATTACATGGACATGGACGTCCTGCTGGAACGTTTGCACTGA
- the cdaA gene encoding diadenylate cyclase CdaA, whose translation MWDWIVIKDALRAVVEIFILWVFLYQIYRAFHATRGARIMVGLFACFLALVVLAFFFQLNVISWILTRIFAPGLALALVVIFQPELRVGLAKLGSHPFFSSFAKLQRVDFLDNFCKAVSKLSNQRFGALFAFERSISMKPIEDSGVKLDAIFSPELALTIFHTKTALHDGGVVISGDRISAAACVFPVSQKEMSDRTLGLRHRAGVGMSEESDCVVVVVSEETGAIALAVGGKLERNLTPEQLKGRLEELLNISSSNEKTAIA comes from the coding sequence ATGTGGGACTGGATTGTGATCAAGGATGCGCTCCGGGCGGTTGTTGAAATTTTCATCCTGTGGGTGTTCCTGTACCAGATTTACCGTGCTTTCCACGCAACGCGCGGCGCGCGCATCATGGTGGGGCTGTTCGCCTGCTTTCTGGCCCTGGTGGTGCTGGCCTTTTTCTTTCAGCTGAATGTTATTTCGTGGATACTGACGCGCATTTTCGCCCCCGGCCTGGCGCTGGCTCTGGTGGTGATTTTCCAGCCGGAGCTGCGCGTGGGGCTGGCAAAGCTGGGAAGCCACCCGTTTTTTTCTTCCTTCGCCAAGCTTCAGCGGGTGGATTTCCTGGATAATTTCTGCAAGGCGGTAAGCAAGCTTTCCAACCAGCGGTTCGGCGCCCTGTTCGCTTTTGAGAGGAGCATCAGCATGAAGCCTATTGAGGATTCCGGCGTGAAGCTGGACGCCATTTTTTCTCCGGAACTGGCCCTGACGATTTTCCATACCAAGACGGCTCTCCACGATGGGGGCGTGGTGATTTCCGGCGACCGCATTTCTGCGGCTGCCTGCGTGTTCCCTGTTTCCCAGAAGGAAATGAGCGACCGTACCTTGGGGCTGCGCCACCGCGCGGGCGTGGGCATGTCCGAGGAGAGCGACTGCGTGGTGGTGGTGGTGTCCGAGGAGACGGGGGCTATCGCGTTGGCCGTAGGCGGGAAGCTGGAACGCAACCTGACTCCGGAACAGTTGAAGGGACGCCTTGAAGAGCTGCTGAATATTTCTTCTTCCAATGAAAAAACTGCTATTGCTTAA
- a CDS encoding ABC transporter ATP-binding protein, whose amino-acid sequence MITASNLHRSYSIGKKSIEILHGVDLHIAAGEKVFLCGPSGAGKTTLMYTLAGLETPQEGKVTIDGTDIYALSATARSVFRNRSMGFIFQNYLLMPELTALENACLASSIGRRPRVEYVRELMERVGLSHRLNHLPSELSGGEQQRVAIARALANDAPIIFADEPTGNLDRKNGAEVLDLLFGLADESRKTLVIVTHDEHLARRGDRIITIMDGQAV is encoded by the coding sequence GTGATTACCGCCTCCAACCTCCACCGCAGCTATTCCATCGGCAAGAAGTCCATTGAGATCCTGCATGGGGTGGATTTGCACATTGCCGCCGGAGAGAAGGTGTTCCTGTGCGGGCCCAGCGGGGCCGGAAAGACCACGCTGATGTACACGCTGGCCGGATTGGAAACGCCGCAAGAGGGAAAGGTCACGATTGACGGCACGGATATTTACGCCTTGTCCGCCACGGCCCGGTCCGTGTTCCGGAACCGGAGCATGGGGTTTATTTTCCAGAATTATCTGTTGATGCCGGAATTGACGGCGCTGGAAAACGCCTGTCTGGCTTCCTCCATCGGCAGGAGGCCGCGCGTGGAATATGTGAGGGAACTGATGGAGCGCGTGGGTTTGTCCCACCGCCTGAACCACCTGCCCAGCGAACTGAGCGGCGGGGAACAGCAGCGCGTGGCAATCGCCCGTGCCCTGGCGAACGACGCCCCCATTATTTTTGCGGATGAACCTACCGGGAACCTGGACCGGAAGAACGGCGCGGAGGTGCTGGACCTTTTGTTCGGCCTGGCGGACGAGTCCCGCAAAACGCTGGTGATTGTGACGCATGACGAACATCTGGCACGGAGAGGGGACCGCATTATTACGATTATGGACGGGCAGGCCGTCTGA
- the panC gene encoding pantoate--beta-alanine ligase, with amino-acid sequence MQTFSTKAQLRAALLKHHRKHDHVVLVPTMGALHAGHRALLEQARKLAGEDGVVVASIFVNPIQFNNSSDLQTYPRTPEKDLEVCEGAGVDYVFSPAPEEMYSGERSIAVEESFLSATLCGASRPGHFSGVCTVLAKLFNLVQPTDAIFGKKDYQQLAIIRRMVRDLDFPVRIHGAEIVRHGNGLAYSSRNARLTPEQKEQAVVIRQAMLQARDEFQAGADASKVKEHAAAMIEGVPGTRIDYLEIVDAETMQPVAENRKPALMAAAVYFGDVRLIDNIEL; translated from the coding sequence ATGCAAACATTTTCCACCAAGGCCCAGTTGAGGGCTGCCCTCCTCAAGCACCACCGCAAACATGACCATGTGGTTCTCGTCCCCACAATGGGGGCCCTTCACGCCGGACACCGCGCTTTGCTGGAACAGGCGCGCAAGTTGGCCGGGGAGGATGGCGTGGTGGTTGCCAGTATTTTCGTCAATCCTATCCAGTTTAACAATTCCTCCGACCTTCAGACTTATCCCCGGACTCCTGAAAAGGATTTGGAGGTGTGCGAAGGTGCAGGCGTGGATTATGTGTTTTCCCCTGCTCCTGAAGAAATGTATTCCGGAGAACGCAGCATTGCCGTGGAAGAAAGCTTTTTGTCCGCAACATTGTGCGGTGCGTCCCGCCCGGGGCATTTTTCCGGTGTCTGCACGGTGCTTGCTAAACTGTTCAACCTGGTACAGCCCACGGACGCCATTTTCGGAAAGAAGGATTACCAGCAGCTTGCCATTATCCGCCGCATGGTGCGCGACCTGGATTTTCCGGTGCGCATTCACGGGGCGGAGATTGTAAGGCATGGCAACGGTCTGGCCTATTCCTCCCGGAACGCCCGCCTGACGCCGGAGCAGAAGGAGCAGGCCGTGGTAATACGGCAGGCTATGCTTCAGGCCCGGGACGAGTTCCAGGCCGGGGCGGACGCCTCCAAGGTGAAGGAGCATGCCGCCGCCATGATTGAGGGTGTGCCCGGCACGCGCATCGATTATCTGGAGATTGTGGATGCGGAGACCATGCAGCCGGTGGCGGAGAACCGGAAGCCGGCCCTGATGGCCGCCGCCGTCTATTTCGGCGACGTGCGTCTTATAGACAACATAGAACTTTAA
- a CDS encoding OmpH family outer membrane protein — MALSATANAELKVATVDVQKLFADYYKTHEAQAEVDKAAQTVQETNNTRAETIKKMEADFNDMVKRLQDPMLNEKDKKELEQKAQIKRQEVIALEQERRGFVERQLKSLQEQMKVRSAKIMGEITKITEGIATKGNYDLVLDKSAQALRSNQVFVYTKPGMDITPTVMKELNKDAPEGFDPSKKKAPAVPAAPAAPAN, encoded by the coding sequence ATGGCATTAAGCGCCACGGCCAACGCTGAACTTAAGGTAGCGACGGTGGATGTGCAGAAACTCTTCGCCGACTACTACAAGACCCATGAAGCCCAGGCGGAAGTAGACAAGGCTGCCCAGACGGTGCAGGAAACCAACAACACCCGCGCGGAAACCATCAAAAAGATGGAAGCGGACTTCAATGACATGGTCAAAAGGCTTCAGGATCCCATGCTGAATGAAAAGGACAAAAAGGAACTGGAGCAAAAGGCCCAGATCAAGCGTCAGGAAGTCATTGCGCTGGAACAGGAACGCCGCGGATTTGTGGAACGCCAGCTTAAATCCCTTCAGGAACAAATGAAAGTGCGTTCCGCCAAAATCATGGGAGAAATCACAAAAATCACGGAAGGCATCGCCACCAAGGGCAACTATGACCTCGTTCTGGACAAAAGCGCCCAGGCCCTTCGGTCCAACCAGGTATTCGTCTACACGAAGCCCGGCATGGACATTACTCCCACAGTGATGAAAGAACTCAACAAGGACGCCCCTGAAGGGTTTGACCCCTCCAAGAAAAAGGCTCCGGCCGTCCCCGCCGCTCCCGCGGCCCCGGCCAACTAA
- the lpxD gene encoding UDP-3-O-(3-hydroxymyristoyl)glucosamine N-acyltransferase, which produces MKLTLEAVAALTGGKILSGDPELTVFGVASLLDASREEASFLGNEKYFQDFLHTSAGIVLVPPGLPAYPEHAAFVEVDNPSMAFNALVKYFMASAYRFTPGIHPTAIIDPTASFNPDKIHVGAYTCIGAHCIIGDGTDIGNGCDIGDGVTMGENCRLHAHVTIRERCKLGNRVTIQPGAVIGSDGFGFLMGDNGRYVGIDQVGIVELGDDVDVGANTTIDRARFGRTIVGEGTKIDNLIQLGHNVVVGRHCIIVAQSGIAGSTKVGDYATIAAQVGISGHLNIGSKSTLGAKTGVLSDIPENSTYWGMPAFPYKDATRQYAALKKLPALIKEVRALKKELDSSGK; this is translated from the coding sequence ATGAAGCTTACACTTGAAGCCGTGGCCGCCCTCACCGGGGGAAAAATCCTTTCCGGCGACCCCGAACTGACCGTATTCGGGGTCGCTTCCCTTCTTGACGCATCCCGTGAAGAAGCCTCCTTCCTTGGCAATGAAAAATACTTCCAGGACTTCCTGCACACCTCTGCCGGAATCGTGCTGGTGCCGCCGGGCCTGCCTGCGTATCCAGAACACGCAGCCTTCGTGGAAGTGGACAACCCCTCCATGGCATTCAACGCCCTGGTGAAATATTTCATGGCTTCCGCCTACCGGTTCACCCCCGGCATTCATCCCACAGCCATCATCGACCCCACGGCCAGCTTCAACCCGGACAAAATCCATGTAGGAGCCTATACCTGCATCGGGGCCCACTGCATAATCGGAGACGGGACGGACATTGGCAACGGCTGCGATATCGGAGACGGCGTCACCATGGGGGAAAACTGCCGCCTGCATGCCCATGTTACCATCAGGGAACGCTGCAAACTCGGCAACAGGGTGACCATCCAGCCCGGAGCCGTCATCGGTTCCGACGGATTCGGCTTCCTGATGGGAGACAATGGACGCTACGTGGGCATTGACCAGGTAGGCATTGTGGAACTGGGGGATGACGTGGACGTAGGGGCCAACACCACTATTGACCGCGCCAGATTCGGGCGCACCATTGTGGGGGAAGGCACCAAAATAGACAACCTGATCCAGCTCGGCCATAACGTCGTTGTCGGCAGGCATTGCATCATCGTCGCCCAATCCGGCATAGCCGGCAGCACCAAAGTGGGGGATTATGCCACCATCGCCGCCCAGGTCGGCATCTCAGGACACCTCAACATCGGTTCCAAATCCACGCTGGGCGCTAAAACGGGAGTCCTCTCGGACATTCCGGAAAACTCTACTTACTGGGGCATGCCGGCTTTCCCCTACAAGGACGCTACCCGCCAATACGCCGCCCTCAAAAAACTTCCAGCACTGATTAAGGAAGTCCGCGCGCTCAAAAAGGAGCTGGATTCTTCCGGCAAATAA
- a CDS encoding ABC transporter permease codes for MNRNKWSKWGAHACSLVFFIFVVWAWQYLSDLRVWKPYLFPSPLEVWEYLRSSFQDGSLEEASWITMKRLVLGYGIGLVTGIPLGMLCSRFQLIQNTLGLVSLGFQALPSVCWVPLATLWFGQTEGAMLFVVIMGTLWSVILATANGMRNVPPIYARAARTMGAGPIYCLIHVTLPASAPFVVSGMKQGWAFAWRSLMAAEIFVPILTGFGLGQLLHFGRELNAMNQVVGIMFVIVVIGLLSDKILFSPLERFLHRRWGTGQA; via the coding sequence ATGAACAGGAACAAATGGTCCAAGTGGGGGGCGCACGCCTGTTCGCTCGTGTTTTTCATTTTCGTGGTCTGGGCATGGCAGTATTTGAGCGACCTGAGGGTCTGGAAGCCTTATTTGTTTCCCTCTCCGCTGGAAGTATGGGAGTATCTGCGCTCTTCATTTCAGGACGGGTCTCTGGAGGAGGCTTCATGGATTACCATGAAAAGGCTGGTGCTGGGGTATGGAATCGGCCTGGTGACGGGGATTCCCTTGGGCATGCTGTGCTCCCGTTTCCAGCTTATACAGAATACTCTGGGGCTGGTTTCCCTGGGGTTCCAGGCTCTGCCCAGCGTGTGCTGGGTTCCGTTGGCAACCCTGTGGTTCGGCCAGACGGAAGGGGCTATGCTGTTCGTGGTGATTATGGGGACGCTGTGGTCCGTAATCCTGGCTACGGCCAACGGCATGCGGAACGTGCCGCCCATTTATGCCCGTGCGGCGCGCACCATGGGAGCAGGACCCATTTATTGCCTGATTCATGTGACGCTTCCCGCTTCCGCCCCGTTTGTGGTGAGCGGAATGAAGCAGGGATGGGCTTTTGCCTGGCGCTCCCTGATGGCTGCGGAAATTTTTGTTCCCATCCTGACCGGGTTCGGATTGGGCCAGCTGCTGCATTTCGGCCGCGAACTGAACGCGATGAACCAGGTCGTAGGCATCATGTTCGTGATTGTGGTGATTGGGCTACTGTCCGACAAGATTCTGTTTTCTCCTCTGGAACGGTTTCTGCACCGCCGCTGGGGGACAGGACAGGCCTGA
- a CDS encoding ABC transporter ATP-binding protein gives MIAGAEHCGPGGCKLRIAGVSKVFDGRRGKVVALEGINLNIRGGEFVCLVGASGCGKTSLLNIIAGLEFPSSGVVELDGEPVTGPGRDRTVMFQESALFPWLDVMGNVMFGLNLVPGLTRGDRLAMAEKNLELVGLKECAHAHIHELSGGMKQRVALARALATSPRILLMDEPFAALDAMTREQLYQDIQEIHLRCGMTIVFVTHNMREAVCLGDRVVLLTPHPGRVCEEYFVDFPHPRDINSSDLAALSSRITRDLKGATA, from the coding sequence ATGATTGCGGGTGCAGAACATTGCGGCCCCGGAGGCTGCAAGCTCCGTATTGCCGGCGTGAGCAAGGTGTTTGACGGGAGGCGCGGAAAGGTGGTGGCTCTGGAGGGCATTAATTTGAATATCAGAGGAGGCGAGTTCGTGTGCCTGGTGGGGGCCAGCGGCTGCGGGAAGACTTCCCTGCTGAATATCATTGCAGGGCTGGAGTTTCCTTCTTCCGGGGTGGTGGAGCTGGACGGGGAGCCTGTGACGGGACCCGGACGGGACCGCACTGTGATGTTCCAGGAGTCCGCCCTGTTTCCGTGGCTGGATGTGATGGGGAACGTGATGTTCGGCTTGAATCTGGTGCCCGGACTGACTCGGGGAGACCGGCTTGCCATGGCGGAGAAGAATCTGGAACTGGTGGGGCTGAAAGAGTGTGCCCATGCTCATATTCATGAACTTTCCGGCGGAATGAAGCAGCGCGTGGCGCTTGCCCGCGCCCTGGCTACCAGCCCCCGCATTTTGCTGATGGACGAGCCTTTTGCCGCCCTGGACGCCATGACCCGCGAACAGCTTTATCAGGATATTCAGGAGATTCATTTACGCTGCGGCATGACGATTGTTTTCGTTACGCATAATATGCGCGAGGCCGTGTGCCTGGGGGATCGCGTGGTGTTGCTCACTCCGCATCCGGGGCGCGTCTGTGAGGAATATTTCGTGGATTTCCCTCATCCCAGGGATATCAACAGCAGTGATTTGGCGGCATTGTCCTCCCGCATTACCCGTGATTTGAAAGGAGCCACAGCATGA
- a CDS encoding ABC transporter substrate-binding protein — protein sequence MTRSRFLMILPALFLCLLAVSCGKKEKEDPNVVELNFGHFPNVTHVQGLVAHHFSRQGKGWFEERLKEATGKDVRINWYVYNAGPSAMEAVFARSIELAYVGPSPAINAFVRSRGEDIRMIAGAVEGGAALVVPKDSLLKEPADFRGKVIATPQLGNTQDVSARAWFSRGGLHVTQRGGDVTILPTPNPEQLSLFRQGKLDGVWTVEPWVSRLVLTAGGRVLVDEKESIATVLVCGAEFLREKPEVAKALVQAHEELNEWIRLHPDEAQLIVVRELEELTHSRIDPALIAEAWKSIVIKDRISIPKLRQFVQDAHQAGFMKEVPDIGGLVVPEAAEEQLTMAKEAGGR from the coding sequence ATGACCCGTTCCAGATTCCTGATGATTTTACCGGCCCTGTTTTTATGCCTGCTGGCTGTTTCCTGCGGAAAGAAGGAGAAGGAAGATCCCAATGTCGTGGAGTTGAACTTCGGTCATTTTCCCAACGTGACACATGTGCAGGGCCTGGTGGCGCATCATTTTTCCCGGCAGGGGAAGGGGTGGTTTGAAGAACGGCTGAAGGAGGCTACCGGAAAGGATGTCAGGATCAACTGGTACGTGTACAATGCGGGCCCCAGCGCCATGGAAGCCGTGTTCGCCCGGTCCATTGAACTGGCTTATGTGGGGCCCAGCCCGGCCATCAATGCGTTTGTGCGTTCCCGCGGGGAGGATATCAGGATGATTGCCGGAGCTGTGGAAGGAGGCGCCGCCCTGGTGGTTCCGAAGGATTCCTTGCTGAAGGAGCCTGCGGATTTCCGCGGCAAGGTGATTGCTACTCCCCAACTGGGGAATACGCAGGATGTTTCCGCCCGCGCCTGGTTTTCCCGCGGCGGCCTGCATGTGACGCAGCGCGGCGGGGACGTGACGATTCTGCCGACTCCCAACCCCGAACAGCTCAGCCTGTTCCGGCAGGGCAAGCTGGACGGCGTGTGGACGGTGGAACCCTGGGTGAGCCGCCTGGTGCTGACGGCGGGAGGCAGGGTGCTGGTGGACGAGAAGGAGTCCATCGCGACCGTACTGGTATGCGGAGCGGAGTTTCTCAGGGAAAAGCCGGAGGTGGCGAAAGCCCTGGTGCAGGCGCATGAGGAACTGAACGAATGGATAAGGCTGCATCCGGATGAGGCCCAGTTAATCGTGGTCAGGGAGCTGGAGGAGCTGACGCATTCCAGAATAGACCCGGCATTGATTGCGGAGGCCTGGAAAAGCATTGTCATCAAGGACAGGATTTCCATTCCCAAGCTCCGGCAGTTTGTGCAGGACGCCCATCAGGCCGGATTTATGAAAGAGGTTCCGGATATAGGCGGCCTGGTGGTGCCGGAGGCGGCGGAGGAACAGTTGACCATGGCGAAGGAGGCGGGCGGAAGATGA